The window GTTGGAATTAACAGATTTTCTTACAGAATTTCTCAGTCTATTCACGTACTCTTCTGTTTTACTTTGAACACCTACTCATTTATACTTTGCAAATTCGTTCAGTTGGTTCTTCAACTTATCAAAACATGCAATTATAGTGCCTTAACTTTAATACAACTAAAAAAATGGTatctcaactttaatctaattagagcaatgatccctcaactttaatccaacaactttaatccaattgtaaCAACAATCATTCTAACAGaattcattttgacaaaattctgataaagttaacgaaaaaaaatataactacacattttgataagaTAAGAAActtcaattgtagcaatggtcttttCAATGTAAACTCATTTtgataaaattgataaaaatgatCATATCtatacattttgatgagttgaagaACTAATgctaatgaatttttagttgaatatTACTGCAATTTACCCTAAAATATATCAAAACTAAAATTTgcttattaaaaattttaaaataaataaaaaacaaaataatcaagGCACTCAGAATGAAAAGGACTAAAATTTTTAGTCATTGATTTATGAATCTCATAAATACCACTACTATATTTTCTCCTCATTGTGCCTCttcaattaagaaaataattaacaaaaaataaaataaaataaatctgaATATTAACTTCACAAACAAAAGCAATGGCCGGTCAGGTAAGCATTCGGAACGAGTAGGAGGTTGTGCAATTCCAATCACGAAAATTAATCGGACAATACAACATCTTCCTCACCATGCTCCATCCCATACCCAAATCAATAAAATCCAAGTAAAGAACAAGacgaatttaaacaaaaataagaagaaaattaaaaaaataaaaaaaaaattaggaaaccATCAGAAGCAAAGGATCGTTTCAGCTTCGACACTGAGTCTCAGACGACCGTCGTGAGATGATTAATCCAAATTCATCATCTGATTTCATACTAATCTTGCACAACTGACtactaattaaataaaaagaaagattaaCAGAATCGGGGAGAAGACGAGAGAGGCTGTGGAGTTTTCGGATGGAGAAGCGGAGGCCGTGGCGTTACGATTAAAAGAACGCGGACTGAGACTTTGTTAGGGTTTTCATACTTTCGTCTTGCCGGTTTTGCCCTTTTATTTGGATCTGGACTCACAATTCTGTCCTTGATATAGGCCTCAAACACAAACTACCGGACCAAGCCCACTTACGTGACAATTTCTTGGGCCGAAGGCGCGGGTTAATGCTGGACGCTGCCGTTTTAGGTCTCTCCTACTTCCGGATTCAGTTGAGGTGACGAATTTCACTTCCACCAGATCAATTTCTCAGTCTCTTCGCTCTGCGACCAGCATGTCGTCGGAGAGTGTTCCGCCGCTCGTCGCCGCCCAGCTCAACTACCTCCTCACTCACTTCCCTCTCGTCGTCAAGGTAATGAGGGCAAACCCAACGTCTTCGCTTCATTTCCAATTTTGCAATGAAAACGAATTCCggagaaaattaaaaactcgaaaatttcatttcattcgtCCCGGCGGAAATGGTTCGCTGAGGCATTTTCTCGGAATCCAGACAATCTAGGGTTCTTGGATTTTTATTTGCTGTATAATATGCCGAATTCTCTGAGCTGTCGTACAATCTAGggtttttgtaaaaatatttttttaggacATTTTACGTGATCGATTTGGCATTGCAGATTGAGAACAAGTGGTCTGGCAGTAAGTACTACCCCGGATTTCTCGACCGGTTCACCCTAGTCATTTCCTACTGTCTAGACGTTATCAAATGTGAGTGGATTGTTGTAACAAGCAGTTTCATGTACTACTGATTGTTTTCAATTGCTAAGAGTATGGGTTTTGATTTGTTGTAGGGGATCTTATATTTGATTCGGAGTCTCCATTCTCTGCACCGGATGTTATATTCGGACCTGATGATGAGAAATTTCAGCAGTTTCTTGTCTCGCCCGATGAGGGAGAAGTGGACTCAAAGTTTCACATGAAGTGTTTGAGTGATTGGAATAGTAGAGACCCTACACAGCTGATGCTTCTCATTCAAGAACTAAGGTGATGGATTTTTCGATTATACATTTTCTTTATAGTTTTGTGTTTCTTTTAGGAATAATGTAGCTAACTACTCTCTTGGTTGTCGATGAAATACGTGTGTTCCAATTTAAAGGGATCAGTACATGTCCTACCAGAAGAAGCGTGTTGCAGAAGTTGATGATGACAGGTTGAAGTTTGAAATTAGCACAATTGTTGCTCGTGAGGTATGCTTCAGACAACCGTCagaaatttgaataaaaaacaCTATGTATATTACTAGACGTCTGTTAGGGTGTGAGGGATGAACTAGGAGGAACATTTTCATCAGTATCTAGTTTAATTATGAcattatgaaaatatttttttaacttttaactcGTTATGTTTTGCTTCAGGGCATTGAGATGCAGATGAGTTCCGGAGTTGACAAGGTATTAACGATTGAGCAAAAAACATGTTTGACTGTTGTTATTGATTCTATGGAATGGCCAGTGTTGACTAGAACTTGCCTGTGTAGCTTCTGATTATAAATGTGGTCCTTATGCCTCTGAATTTTAGCGTAGCCAGAGGAGGTCAAATTTGCAGTTCCTCTATTAGACATGAACATAAATAAGATGGTGCCTGCATACCCCTGGAGACATCAACAAAAGCTATACTTGCAGGTTGATTATCTCTTTTTCTCTGTCTTCCCCCACCCCCAAGTTTGAACCCATTTTTCCccaatttttacttttcttcCCAGACATTGTATTCAATGATGTGAATTCTGGGTAGTGCAGGTTATATATCCTGTTGAGAAAAAATATGTTTCCACTCCTTCAGCTCCTCGATTGAAACTAGTGTCGACCTCAGAGTTGAAGACTCTATTTTCCATTGATGAAGTCAAACTCCGTCCGTGGTTGAATGGGATGTATGTCAGTTATATGTTCTGTCCTATAAATTAGAAATGCTTAAGTCATCTATACTTTACTAGTATTGGTTCATTATGGGTTTCggtttcattttttgtttcttactcTCGAAAGGTGCATGGCTGAATACCTTCCGCATCTTGAAGAATCTCTTGAGAAGCAGGTCAGCTGGATTTGAGTTTATATTTTGGTACTTTTAAGTACAAAATATTTCATATTTGTAAGTATATTTTGCCTTGTTATTAAGGTTTTGGAGGCAGTCTCCTTGGTTGATGTTAGGAGGCGCTTTATTGAGGCATTAGCTCTGCAGTTTGGAAGACCAGTGGAAGCTGATTCGGTAGGCATCCTAGGCATGTAATTCTCTTTGCAAAGTTCTTGAAACTTTAAGACTAATTGTTCATATCTAATTGGGCAGGTCTTATGCAGAAAGGCAACATTCCTTACCGCTTCTGGAGTTTTCACTTTTCTGGTATATATGATCATCACTGTATCATCTTTGTATGGAATATTCCTTTAAGCTAAAGCATGTGCTCGGCCATTGATTAAGAACTCGCTTAATCTATACTGTTTTGTTTCTACCTTTCTTATAAGCATTTGACTTATCTAGCAGTAATTCACGTGGGTTCGgtgttgtttaatgttgtaaATAGCGAGATTTTTCCAATCTATTTTGTTATTGCGCGTTATCTGGTGGTACTTTTGTTCTATTTTCAATTGTTTTATCTCTACAGTTGGTACTGCACTCTAGTTAATCTTCCCTTTTCAAGTGACCACGCTTCTGATTGTCTTGTTATGTATAGGTTCATGTTTCAATTTCAACTCAGTTTCCAAAGCAAAAGCCGGGTTTGATGCTTCAGAGTTCACAGGCAAGGATAATTATACAAATTTATGAATTAATGATTACAGCAATACTTAACCGTATATATGTAGCTAGTTAATCACGTATATCAGCTGCTGTACATGTGCAGTTTGTTCAATTATTGTTCTTGGTATGTATGTTTTCTAGTCAAAACTCATTAATTGATGGGGATATATTTGTGTAATGATGTAGCATTTCAACCTCCAAGGTGTGCCAATCAAGTCACTTCCTCTAACTGAATTTCCTTGGAGCCCTAGATGGGAAGTACCTCATATGGCTGAGCGAATTTGGTGAGTTCCTTTGTAAATTGTCATCACGCTCATTCACCACTTTTGCGTTTGAACAATGTCACTGATGGGGATCGTTTTTCAGCGACTATTTGACGGACGAGGCTGTGAACTTCAAGAAGCACTGCAATGAGCCTCCACCGCAGCACTAGGGTGTGGATTGCCGCGGTTAATGTTCGGTATCCTTGTCACCTTTACCAATCGAattgtgtaaatttttgtaatGTCTTTGAACTCTTTTGATTTATGGGTATGAGCGTGGATGGAAAAAGTCACTTTTGTTAGTAACTGAGGAATGGAGCGATGATTATTCTAATCGAGTAATCTTTGCCATCACAGATCAAGATCTAGTCTGACTCCAAATGCATCAAATTgctaaaatatttttatcaGGTTCTGAATTGGGTATCAATTGAaattggatttggatcccaaCACATGGATTTTCAGATtcacaattattttatttaattaaaaacattatTAGTATTTGTCCGATTGTCAATGCCTATTGACAATAATTTAGCCGTTTGAGCAGTTTCTCCAAGGATGGCTCTATTTGCACTTTTTTTTCACCTTTCATATATGTCCTTTAATTTTCGATGGTCAAATCGAACGAATTAAAGGGATCAACAGTGATTAAAGGGGATCAAATAAAGCATCGGAATGGAATAAAAACATGTTGCTTTAACTCAACGCTCTTTTTGAGCTTTTTTACAATGTACCATTGTATGTCATACATCACTTAAGTAGACGTTTAAACTACGTGACGgattatatgattttttttttcttttgagaaaTATACGATTTAACATCACAATGTATGCAATACATCGGTGCATCACACAATTTTCGGGAAATTTCTGGTCCAGCCAAACAGAGTCGATGAAAGTAAAAATGgaaatcaacggttaaattctAACACTGTTTCCCGCGGGAAACTTTCTGGCGGGCGGGTGGGATCCCCGAATTAACGTGCGCACCCATGCCGGCCAGAGCAACACatagaaagaggagagagatggtAGTTTGTTTGTCCGTACTCCCTCGGTCTGGCTGTCACACACACGGCAACCAACCTGCTAATTGGCTAAAAAAATATCCCACCGGCTATTATTACCTTCCCaacctccctccctctctctcctccccttcTCCTTCATAATCTgcctctctccctcctctcgTCAATCCTCCCAAAACCGTAAAAGCGCAGCCGATCTCGCTTCATTTCCGGCACCCCCGTCGCGACAATGAGAGAGATCCTGCACATCCAGGGAGGCCAATGCGGCAACCAGATCGGCTCCAAGTTCTGGGAGGTCATCTGCGACGAGCACGGCGTTGACCCTACCGGAAGGTACCGCGGAGACGCCGGCTCCGATCTCCAGCTCGAGAGGATCAACGTCTACTACAATGAGGCCTCCGGCGGTAGGTACGTCCCCCGCGCCGTCCTCATGGATCTAGAGCCCGGTACCATGGACAGCATCCGATCCGGTCCCTTCGGCCAGATCTTCCGCCCTGACAACTTCGTCTTCGGCCAGTCCGGCGCCGGCAACAATTGGGCGAAAGGACACTATACCGAAGGTGCTGAGTTGATCGATTCCGTTCTCGATGTTGTTCGCAAGGAGGCCGAGAATTGTGATTGCCTTCAAggtagtttttcttttaatttcgacatgaattataaaatgaaatgcttctgaattggatttgaatttctGCTATATTGAATATATTGTTGCTTGATTGATTATTCAGTTGGTTTCTGTTTTCTGTAGCTCTGTGAGTTCGTCGTTAAAGATTGATAATCTGACTTCAAAATGCTTCTGAATCGGAATTGATTTTCTGCGAGATTATATACATTGATGCTTGAAATTTCAGTTGATTACAGTTTTCATTAGCTATTTGAATGAGTTGTTAATTACATATTTAACATTTACCTAATTACAAAGCTAGGATTGTCAGACCCTTCATCCAAAACTTCAATCTAATTCCAATATTATAAAGTTGCTCAGTAAACTTGATTACAATTTCAACCACCTGACCGTGGCAGTCAATGTATTTTTTATTCCGCATTGCTTATCCTTGGCAGAGGATCTAAGATAAAACGATTCTAATCTCTAATCTTGTCCTGTACTTTTTGTTTCATTGTTGATCTGATATATTCATCGTCAGCTTCCCAGCATTGCCATGTGGGCAACTGTACTGTGTCTCGcacatattatattattttttataaaaacgatATTCTTTATGCTAAATTTATCTAAAACTTTTAttataatttgatatcaaattaagtTGTCCATTATATGATTTAAACCGAATTCTCTCTAGTATAAAAATAACGAtgtactacaaaaaaaaaaaaacttttattataatttttcattttccatTTATATAATTTGTCTTTATACGGCTGACTTGCTTGTGGTCCCCCCAGTTTTTTTGGTCTTCAGTGGATAAACAGATCAAGAAAGTGGTCTTTGATGTTTGATCTGTCTTTTTGCTAATTTACATGTAAATTAGCAAATCTGATTACTTTCTTTGAATTTGATATGATTGTGATTTCCCAACCGTCAATATATCACCACACCGACATTGTATCGGTTCTTTAAGCAAATTAACTGTTGCAGTAAATCTGAGATGGCAGTAAGAAACTTTCTCAGTCCTTTTCTGTAACATGCTTAATTTTTTGAGGATTACTGATTTGTATTTACAGTGGAACATTTAGCTTATATTCTAAGATGGCAGTAAGAGcttttttcaaccatttttagTTTGACTTATAGGGCCTCGTATGATTGTATAATTGATTTGTTAGTGTGAGGATGTGATTGTATTGGATCCTTGTTCCTGTAAAAACTTGAAATCTCACTTACCCATTTCCATTTTTGTTATCGATATGCTGATTGACATCGTCTTTTTGTACGGGCCAGGTTTTCAGGTGTGCCACTCTCTTGGAGGAGGAACTGGTTCCGGAATGGGAACCCTTCTGATATCGAAGATTAGAGAGGAATACCCTGACAGGATGATGCTCACCTTCTCCGTTTTCCCTTCACCAAAGGTCTCAGACACCGTTGTGGAACCATACAATGCCACTCTTTCGGTGCATCAGCTGGTTGAGAACGCAGATGAATGCATGGTTCTTGATAACGAAGCACTTTATGACATTTGCTTCAGGACCCTAAAGCTCAGCACCCCAAGCTGTGAGTGACAATCTAATTCTTTGTACAATTATTATAGCACCGGTTCTAATACTACTTAATTTTATCTCTGGTTTGCAGTTGGTGACCTGAACCATTTGATATCCGCCACCATGAGCGGTGTAACATGCTGCCTAAGGTTCCCTGGACAGTTGAACTCGGACCTCCGGAAGCTGGCCGTGAATCTCATTCCATTTCCACGTCTTCACTTCTTCATGGTCGGGTTTGCCCCTCTCACCTCTCGTGGATCTCAACAGTATATCTCCCTCACTGTGCCGGAGCTGACTCAGCAAATGTGGGATGCCAAGAACATGATGTGCGCCGCTGACCCTCGTCACGGACGTTACCTGACAGCCTCAGCTATGTTCAGGGGGAAGATGAGCACCAAAGAGGTGGACGAACAGATGATCAATGTGCAGAACAAGAACTCGTCCTACTTCGTTGAGTGGATCCCTCACAACGTGAAGTCAAGCGTGTGCGATATTCCTCCCAGGGGTTTGAAAATGGCATCTACCTTTGTTGGTAACTCTACATCAATCCAGGAGATGTTCAGGAGAGTGAGCGAGCAGTTCACAGCCATGTTCCGGCGCAAGGCCTTTTTGCATTGGTACACCGGTGAAGGCATGGACGAGATGGAGTTCACCGAAGCAGAGAGCAACATGAATGATTTGGTCGCGGAGTACCAGCAATACCAAGATGCAACCGTGGAGGATGAGGGCGAGTACGAGGAGGAAGGTGCCGAAGAGAATTACGAGGACTAGAACATGCCGGCAATCACAAATCAGGACCGGAAGAAAGAGATGTTTGACATGGAAGGGGTATCCTTTATTACTTGCTTGTCTACTTAAATGGTAAAATCTGTGTTTttggttttatcatttttttttgtctttgctTGTGGATTGTTGTCTCGGCTAATCACGCAAGATTATCACCTTGTTGGATTAAGTTACTGTTAGTAAATCACCTTGTAAGACGATATTGTGTGATTGTTCTTTTCCAAGTACGGAATAAAATTGTCATTTTTGCATTAGCTGCCAATCGTTGATTATTTTTTCCAAATTGCATTAAGTTTGGGATGCAACCATGGAAGTTCATAGATTTTTTGCAATGCCGAAACTCAATTTTGATCCCACCTTTTTCCGGATTGCATTAAGGTTGGgattcaaactcaattttcgCTCCATTTTGACGGGGATACCGAGATTGATAGATGGAAATGGGCATAATTAGTTTCTTTAAGATAGATTGGTGATTTgtataaaagaaaactaatgaaaaaaaatttcaaaactttgaattttaatagtaagaacaaaataaaaactaaaatgaatagtaataactttaactttttaatgtaaaaatatgatttttcgttaaaataaacagtgcCGTAAGTTAAAACTCGCTTGAATAAAACGGTAGAACCTCAAACAAGTAAATTTGGGTTGAAAAACTCTTAACAATTGGGGAATAAAAATTGTGAAACTCTAATTAACCAATGGAATTTCAGATTTTATCCCAACCCGAACGAATTTCAGATTATGCCGGTGGAATTtcaagataataaaaaaaaattcacgaaAATCTAATTGGTATtgtaaaagaaaacaattaaaaaaaaaaaccaaagaaaaagaaaaaaagaggagagaaagaaaggaaaacacAGATGATTTAGATGCATCAGAGTCATGGAAGTATGAGGTGCAACATCGCCTGCACAAATAAAATTGCAAGCTTCTCGTACCAATTAATAATTCTCGTCACTTGCATCAAAATTTAATTCTATCTTGATTTACGAAATTATACACAAAAATACACACAATtaaatatgagagagagagagagagagagataatatAATAGTATTTGACACTGCATATTTCCCAGCAGAGAAGGAGGAGGCAGCAGAGGCCTTCTAATCTCGGAGAGTAACTATTACTTATATAGGAACACAAGTAGGGTTTCATTCGGGTACGAGTGTACTCTTCGTCATCTACGGCCGAGATTCTCTTGCCAACTTAGAATTCCCATTGGGCCATCTTCCTTTTGGGCTATTTTTCTCTGTAACGGCCCAGACTTAAGGCCTGCTCCATCTTGTTACTGTATGCGATAACTCTATCATTCTTCGGCATACGACATGATCCGTATAATGGAGCGTTTCGTGTAGTACCATCGATGcatactttttaat of the Pyrus communis chromosome 1, drPyrComm1.1, whole genome shotgun sequence genome contains:
- the LOC137746464 gene encoding uncharacterized protein, translating into MSSESVPPLVAAQLNYLLTHFPLVVKIENKWSGSKYYPGFLDRFTLVISYCLDVIKWDLIFDSESPFSAPDVIFGPDDEKFQQFLVSPDEGEVDSKFHMKCLSDWNSRDPTQLMLLIQELRDQYMSYQKKRVAEVDDDRLKFEISTIVAREGIEMQMSSGVDKPEEVKFAVPLLDMNINKMVPAYPWRHQQKLYLQVIYPVEKKYVSTPSAPRLKLVSTSELKTLFSIDEVKLRPWLNGMCMAEYLPHLEESLEKQVLEAVSLVDVRRRFIEALALQFGRPVEADSVLCRKATFLTASGVFTFLVHVSISTQFPKQKPGLMLQSSQHFNLQGVPIKSLPLTEFPWSPRWEVPHMAERICDYLTDEAVNFKKHCNEPPPQH
- the LOC137739686 gene encoding tubulin beta-6 chain, yielding MREILHIQGGQCGNQIGSKFWEVICDEHGVDPTGRYRGDAGSDLQLERINVYYNEASGGRYVPRAVLMDLEPGTMDSIRSGPFGQIFRPDNFVFGQSGAGNNWAKGHYTEGAELIDSVLDVVRKEAENCDCLQGFQVCHSLGGGTGSGMGTLLISKIREEYPDRMMLTFSVFPSPKVSDTVVEPYNATLSVHQLVENADECMVLDNEALYDICFRTLKLSTPSFGDLNHLISATMSGVTCCLRFPGQLNSDLRKLAVNLIPFPRLHFFMVGFAPLTSRGSQQYISLTVPELTQQMWDAKNMMCAADPRHGRYLTASAMFRGKMSTKEVDEQMINVQNKNSSYFVEWIPHNVKSSVCDIPPRGLKMASTFVGNSTSIQEMFRRVSEQFTAMFRRKAFLHWYTGEGMDEMEFTEAESNMNDLVAEYQQYQDATVEDEGEYEEEGAEENYED